One window from the genome of Agarivorans sp. Alg241-V36 encodes:
- the rplE gene encoding 50S ribosomal protein L5 yields the protein MAKLHDLYKETVTPELLKEFGYKSIMQVPRIEKITLNMGVGEAVNDKKVLEHAIADLAAISGQKPLTTKARKSVAGFKIRDGYPIGCKVTLRGERMWEFLERLISIAIPRVRDFRGLNAKSFDGRGNYSMGVREQIIFPEIDYDKVDKVRGMDITITTTAETNEEGRALLAAFNFPFRK from the coding sequence ATGGCGAAACTGCATGACCTATATAAGGAAACTGTAACGCCTGAACTCTTAAAGGAGTTCGGTTACAAATCCATCATGCAAGTCCCTCGGATTGAGAAAATCACCCTTAACATGGGTGTGGGTGAAGCGGTTAATGACAAGAAAGTACTAGAGCACGCAATTGCTGATCTAGCAGCTATCTCAGGTCAAAAACCACTTACTACCAAAGCTCGTAAATCTGTAGCAGGCTTCAAAATCCGTGATGGATACCCAATTGGTTGTAAAGTGACTCTACGCGGTGAGCGTATGTGGGAGTTTTTAGAGCGTTTGATTTCGATCGCTATTCCTCGTGTTCGAGATTTCCGTGGTTTGAATGCTAAGTCATTCGATGGCCGTGGTAATTACAGCATGGGTGTACGTGAGCAAATCATCTTCCCTGAAATCGATTATGACAAAGTTGATAAGGTTCGTGGTATGGATATTACTATCACTACTACTGCCGAAACCAACGAGGAAGGCCGCGCTCTGCTGGCTGCCTTTAACTTCCCATTCCGTAA
- the rplX gene encoding 50S ribosomal protein L24 — MANKIQKGDEVIVIAGKDKGKRGSVTKVLSTGKLFVEGVNVIKKHQKPNPQLGEAGGIVEKEAALDASNVAIFNPATGKADRVGFRFEDDKKVRVFKSSNEIVK; from the coding sequence ATGGCTAATAAAATCCAAAAAGGCGATGAAGTAATAGTTATTGCAGGTAAAGACAAAGGCAAACGCGGTAGCGTAACCAAAGTTTTATCTACAGGTAAACTATTCGTTGAAGGCGTGAACGTGATCAAGAAGCACCAAAAGCCAAACCCACAATTGGGTGAAGCAGGCGGTATTGTTGAGAAAGAAGCGGCCCTTGATGCATCAAACGTAGCGATTTTTAACCCTGCCACTGGCAAGGCTGATCGCGTTGGTTTTCGATTTGAAGACGACAAAAAAGTTCGTGTATTCAAATCGTCTAATGAAATTGTAAAGTAA
- the rplN gene encoding 50S ribosomal protein L14, translating into MIQMQSTMDVADNSGARLVQCIKVLGGSHRRYARIGDIIKVTVKEAIPRGKVKKGDVMNAVVVRTRKGVRRPDGSVIRFDRNAAVILNANNQPIGTRIFGPVTRELRNEQFMKIVSLAPEVL; encoded by the coding sequence ATGATCCAAATGCAATCTACTATGGACGTGGCGGACAATTCCGGCGCGCGCCTTGTACAGTGTATTAAGGTCCTAGGTGGTTCGCACCGCCGTTATGCACGAATTGGCGACATCATTAAAGTTACTGTTAAGGAAGCAATTCCTCGCGGTAAAGTTAAGAAAGGTGACGTAATGAATGCTGTGGTAGTGCGTACTAGAAAAGGCGTACGTCGTCCTGATGGTTCTGTAATTCGTTTTGACCGCAATGCAGCGGTTATTTTGAATGCAAACAATCAGCCTATTGGTACTCGTATCTTTGGTCCTGTGACACGTGAACTGCGCAACGAACAGTTCATGAAAATTGTGTCTCTAGCGCCAGAAGTACTTTAA